One Microcoleus sp. AS-A8 DNA window includes the following coding sequences:
- a CDS encoding DUF262 domain-containing protein, whose amino-acid sequence MNSISTFDITKYPLLDILKDIKIGRIQLPDFQRDWVWDDARVKRLLTSLSLAYPVGAVMLLQQGNPQVRFKPRLLNGATLQQSPAPNLLILDGQQRLTTLFMVLLSEQPVLVKDSNSNKLSRKWYYLDIEKSLDPNTDRKEAILALPESKKLRTAHGVIDFSTPCQEYLIGLFPLSKVFFFSEWRSKYSKFWGYDSEKLKLLDTLELEILKKFEHYQMPVIQLRDSLPKDAVCQVFEDTNTSGCDLNFFDLMTASYCADNFSLRDDWKRREVHLMSFKALRSLRNTDFLQAVTLAASYARRQDAFRAGIVSEKLPGVSCRRSEVLKLSTEEYQTWADPITRGFEEAARFLHAQKIFDANHLAYPIQLVAMAAILTVLGKRSDSERVRSQLARWLSCGMFGELYLRGEVRAACDLVEIPLWLFSGAMPTTVTSARFSVERLLNARKRYGAVYQGLSALLRLSGAVDWSTGEEINDVLYFEQRVESHHIFPVSWCRKHDIDPKKYNCLVNRTPLSAKTNKKIGSKAPSVYLKEFEMSGTSPEKLDEMLRSHTIEPEFLRQDDFEGFFAARTKALMELVGKAMGKNLILEPFEPSVAEYKNGNGSSLHGGIVTNY is encoded by the coding sequence ATGAACTCGATTAGCACCTTCGACATCACCAAATATCCTCTGCTGGATATCCTCAAAGACATCAAAATCGGACGCATCCAACTGCCGGATTTCCAGCGGGATTGGGTTTGGGATGATGCTCGCGTCAAAAGGCTGCTGACGAGCCTATCCCTGGCTTACCCCGTTGGTGCGGTCATGCTACTCCAACAAGGTAATCCTCAAGTGCGGTTCAAGCCTCGCCTGCTCAATGGCGCGACGCTACAGCAATCCCCTGCACCCAACTTATTAATTCTCGACGGGCAACAGCGTTTAACCACCCTGTTCATGGTGCTGCTATCCGAGCAACCCGTCCTGGTTAAAGACTCCAACAGCAACAAACTCAGCCGCAAGTGGTACTACCTGGACATTGAAAAATCCCTCGACCCCAATACCGACCGAAAAGAAGCAATTCTCGCCTTACCTGAATCAAAAAAGCTGCGAACAGCTCATGGGGTAATTGATTTTTCTACACCATGCCAAGAATATTTAATCGGACTGTTCCCCCTATCAAAGGTCTTCTTTTTTTCGGAATGGAGAAGCAAATACTCTAAATTTTGGGGATACGATAGCGAAAAACTCAAACTCCTGGATACCTTAGAGCTGGAAATCCTCAAAAAATTCGAGCATTATCAGATGCCGGTCATCCAATTGCGAGACTCCTTGCCAAAAGACGCCGTTTGCCAGGTCTTTGAAGATACCAACACCTCCGGGTGCGACCTCAATTTTTTCGACCTGATGACGGCTAGTTACTGTGCTGACAACTTCAGTCTGCGTGACGATTGGAAGCGCCGAGAGGTTCACCTGATGTCTTTTAAAGCCTTGCGTTCTTTAAGGAATACAGATTTTCTTCAAGCCGTCACCTTAGCAGCTTCTTATGCCCGTCGCCAAGATGCCTTTCGTGCAGGCATAGTTTCCGAGAAATTACCCGGTGTTAGCTGTCGGCGCTCAGAAGTTTTGAAACTCTCAACCGAAGAATACCAGACTTGGGCAGACCCCATCACCAGAGGGTTTGAGGAAGCCGCCCGATTCCTGCACGCCCAGAAAATCTTTGACGCTAACCATTTGGCATACCCCATCCAATTAGTGGCAATGGCGGCAATTTTAACTGTACTGGGAAAGCGATCGGATAGCGAACGAGTTCGTTCTCAATTAGCGCGTTGGTTATCGTGTGGGATGTTTGGAGAGCTGTATCTACGCGGGGAGGTGCGAGCCGCCTGTGACTTAGTGGAGATACCCCTTTGGTTATTCAGCGGTGCCATGCCAACGACGGTGACTTCTGCCAGATTCTCGGTAGAGCGGCTCCTAAATGCCAGAAAACGCTATGGTGCGGTCTACCAAGGCTTGTCAGCGCTATTGCGCCTATCTGGGGCAGTGGATTGGAGTACGGGGGAAGAAATTAATGACGTACTTTATTTTGAACAAAGGGTAGAATCGCACCACATCTTCCCAGTTTCGTGGTGTCGAAAGCATGACATTGACCCGAAAAAATACAACTGCTTGGTCAATCGCACCCCCTTAAGCGCGAAAACGAATAAAAAAATCGGCTCCAAAGCGCCTTCGGTTTATCTCAAGGAGTTTGAGATGTCGGGAACCTCGCCAGAGAAACTGGATGAGATGTTGCGATCGCACACTATTGAGCCAGAGTTTCTGCGCCAAGACGACTTTGAGGGATTTTTCGCGGCACGGACAAAAGCCTTAATGGAGTTAGTTGGCAAGGCAATGGGCAAGAATTTAATCCTTGAACCGTTTGAGCCATCCGTGGCGGAGTATAAAAACGGTAACGGCAGTAGCCTACATGGGGGGATAGTGACGAATTATTGA
- a CDS encoding TniQ family protein, with protein MSVDESTSVEMWDLQKPAIPPRSRLYHLEPIGVGTPYTESLSSYLCRLAQEHCVTSGKLIVGEIAPQMMGEGYKVTFIKKNVSTIFSNSDAKPAINGMREKTQSLIQALKELTQRKDLVFLSLLTWKGVINERELFRQYRAWCPQCNEQWRQEKKVIYEPLLWSFRQVDACLNHNCLLVNECPYCSSRLPVIANSLQLGFCSRCKRWLGSQKDESQVLTADELAWNQYKIKSIGDLIAVAPKLEYQPTLDALNKKFQLILFCFERAVNQDLTQFISLGKIMEQLKIALTQHYDKPFHLSNLVIPVCYQTDISITQLFLEEFNLLSEILLRNFKINYRLT; from the coding sequence ATGAGTGTTGATGAATCCACTTCGGTGGAGATGTGGGATTTGCAAAAACCCGCTATTCCACCGCGTAGCCGTCTTTATCACTTAGAACCTATTGGAGTGGGGACACCCTATACAGAAAGCTTAAGCAGTTATCTCTGTCGATTAGCTCAGGAGCATTGTGTTACCTCTGGGAAACTGATTGTAGGAGAAATTGCTCCACAGATGATGGGTGAAGGATATAAGGTTACTTTCATTAAAAAGAATGTTAGTACCATTTTCAGTAACAGTGATGCCAAGCCAGCCATTAATGGGATGAGGGAAAAGACGCAATCTCTTATCCAAGCTTTAAAAGAGCTAACTCAGCGTAAAGACTTAGTGTTTTTAAGCCTTTTAACTTGGAAAGGAGTAATTAATGAGCGAGAATTATTTCGTCAATATCGAGCCTGGTGTCCTCAGTGTAATGAGCAATGGCGACAAGAGAAGAAGGTGATTTATGAACCTTTACTGTGGTCTTTTCGACAGGTTGATGCTTGTCTGAATCACAACTGTCTCTTAGTTAATGAATGTCCCTACTGTAGTTCCCGCTTACCTGTGATTGCTAATTCCTTACAACTAGGGTTTTGTTCTCGTTGTAAGCGTTGGCTGGGAAGCCAAAAAGACGAGAGTCAAGTATTAACAGCTGATGAACTGGCGTGGAATCAGTACAAGATAAAGAGTATTGGGGATTTGATTGCAGTTGCTCCTAAATTAGAGTATCAGCCTACTCTTGACGCTTTGAATAAAAAGTTCCAGCTTATTTTATTTTGTTTTGAAAGAGCCGTTAATCAAGATTTGACTCAGTTTATTAGCTTGGGCAAGATTATGGAGCAACTGAAGATAGCCTTAACTCAACATTATGATAAGCCTTTTCATCTGAGCAACTTAGTTATTCCAGTTTGTTATCAAACTGATATATCTATCACTCAATTATTTTTAGAAGAATTTAATTTATTAAGTGAAATTTTACTGAGGAATTTTAAGATAAATTACAGGCTTACTTAA